The following coding sequences lie in one Spinacia oleracea cultivar Varoflay chromosome 1, BTI_SOV_V1, whole genome shotgun sequence genomic window:
- the LOC130467372 gene encoding uncharacterized protein: protein MAKSCGDEERVIILSKMLDEFDYLQSEICLDEKNSDRFESRMSEEDKLAAVGNGLPFTATFRDKEYEFKYTRRKGYAIVEFDLARMVQHHPVTIGKRFLMISMPNSCYQFFVIPENITGSVVVADSGKPIFRVGLIPNNVKMVFIGKKTIDDDDDDDDAYVVEKGTTGNGNGNGNGNGNGNGNGNGNGNGNGNGNGNGIYFGEKCYDEECGVDLVRYSAQRDFSCVRFDACKVVLVPKLCSISKVEVEMLKSYLDSNRSVIIISQSGIWEAALRTLAYQLVGDLVSVVAVKTDFRPCLTDIPLTTSALVSEDGLKSGRTGFVFSAILSQTSLILNNK from the exons ATGGCGAAATCCTGTGGGGATGAGGAAAGAGTGATTATCTTGTCTAAAATGTTGGACGAGTTTGATTATTTGCAATCGGAGATATGTTTGGATGAGAAAAATAGTGATAGATTTGAAAGTCGTATGTCAGAGGAGGACAAATTAGCGGCGGTAGGGAATGGTCTCCCTTTTACTGCAACATTTAGAGATAAAGAGTATGAATTCAAATATACAAGACGTAAGGGGTATGCTATTGTTGAATTTGACTTGGCTAGAATGGTCCAACACCATCCAGTAACCATTGGCAAACGCTTTCTTATGATTTCGATGCCCAACTCTTGCTACCAATTCTTCGTAATTCCGGAGAATATCACG GGgtctgttgttgttgctgattCCGGAAAACCAATCTTCCGAGTTGGACTCATACCAAATAATGTGAAGATGGTGTTTATTGGAAAGAAAACgatagatgatgatgatgatgatgatgatgcctATGTTGTTGAAAAGGGAACAAcgggtaatggtaatggtaatggtaatggtaatggtaatggtaatggtaatggtaatggtaatggtaatggcaATGGCAATGGCAATGGTAATGGTATTTATTTTGGAGAAAAGTGTTATGATGAGGAATGTGGTGTTGATCTTGTTAGATATTCTGCCCAACGTGATTTTAGTTGTGTGAGATTCGATGCGTGCAAAGTTGTTCTTGTTCCTAAACTATGTTCCATCTCTAAAGTTGAAGTTGAGATGTTAAAGAGTTATCTGGATAGCAATCGTTCGGTGATTATAATTTCGCAGTCAGGGATATGGGAAGCAGCTCTGCGTACTCTTGCTTACCAGCTTGTTGGTGATTTAGTCAGTGTGGTTGCTGTAAAAACTGATTTCAGACCATGTCTAACCGACATCCCTTTAACCACAAGTGCTTTGGTCAGTGAAGATGGTCTCAAGTCTGGTCGGACAGGTTTTGTCTTCAGTGCCATATTATCCCAAACGTCACTTATTCTAAACAACAAATGA
- the LOC110778608 gene encoding F-box/LRR-repeat protein At3g26922 isoform X2, giving the protein MDASRCQTSVLELCDVLTPLKPKSVECSTSDKGIKVVKDRISSLPDYLLADILSFLPFKDAVVTSVLSKRWKGVFTLVTCLHFDDSPISHCLHRPHRIHSFPIFKIFVDNLLKQCCSTYLTTYRLHFGKGKFNRFECGESCFPNMSRSHLKSWISFPICHGVRELEIFARVRSPTVLPSALYRCKTLEVLKLDINLNLGVPLSTCFPNMKEFHLTFLDFPKDNSVTRLISRCPSLEYLALTAVNWKLVNPVNICSPSLRRLAINITDNWFKKPRSKVVLNVPNLEYLNYVDVWSLSYSIGDMNSLVEAEVNIAARGSFETVLNLISSLSNVRRLHLMAMCVQVLNQCEILKHKLPVFRNLNHLQLGCWNYFKWNKILMELLTCAPFLETLTFTEFNGRWEPEVAEAKAIFYDLKLAADCRIWVLRCNNGESDCPNSKAVFFWNHFCDSSFELCVLEFCLQEG; this is encoded by the exons ATGGATGCATCCag GTGTCAAACTTCTGTGTTGGAATTGTGTGATGTGTTGACGCCCTTGAAACCCAAATCAGTCGAATGTAGTACTAGTGACAAAGGTATTAAGGTTGTAAAAGATAGGATCAGCAGTTTACCGGATTATTTATTGGCCGACATTCTTTCATTTCTTCCTTTTAAGGATGCCGTTGTTACTAGTGTATTGTCAAAGCGTTGGAAGGGTGTTTTCACTTTGGTAACATGCCTTCACTTTGACGACTCGCCTATTTCTCATTGTTTGCACCGTCCACATCGTATTCATTCGTTCCCTATTTTCAAGATATTTGTGGATAACTTATTGAAACAATGTTGCTCCACCTATTTAACCACTTATAGACTTCATTTTGGCAAGGGAAAATTCAACCGTTTCGAATGTGGCGAAAGTTGTTTTCCCAATATGAGTCGTTCTCATCTTAAATCCTGGATATCTTTTCCTATATGCCATGGAGTCAGGGAACTTGAAATTTTTGCTCGCGTGAGGAGTCCCACTGTCCTGCCCTCCGCCCTTTACcgttgtaaaacattggaggTGTTGAAGCTTGATATTAATCTTAATCTTGGAGTTCCTTTATCTACTTGTTTCCCAAACATGAAAGAGTTCCATCTTACTTTTCTCGACTTCCCAAAAGATAACTCTGTGACTAGGCTAATTTCAAGGTGCCCATCTCTTGAATACCTGGCTCTGACTGCTGTGAATTGGAAACTTGTGAATCCCGTTAATATTTGTTCGCCTTCTCTTCGTAGATTGGCTATAAATATTACTGATAATTGGTTCAAAAAACCAAGGAGCAAGGTTGTACTTAATGTTCCTAATTTGGAGTATCTAAACTATGTGGATGTTTGGTCATTGAGCTATTCCATTGGAGATATGAATTCTCTAGTTGAAGCTGAGGTTAATATTGCAGCTAGGGGTAGTTTTGAGACTGTACTTAACCTTATTAGCTCGTTGTCTAATGTCCGGCGTTTGCATCTAATGGCAATGTGCGTACAG GTTTTAAATCAATGTGAGATACTGAAGCATAAGTTGCCCGTCTTTCGTAATCTGAATCATTTGCAGCTTGGCTGTTGGAACTATTTCAAATGGAATAAAATATTGATGGAGCTGCTAACTTGTGCACCTTTTCTAGAAACACTTACTTTTACAGAG TTTAATGGGAGATGGGAACCAGAGGTCGCTGAGGCCAAAGCTATTTTCTATGATCTCAAGCTAGCTGCAGATTGCAGAATATGGGTTTTGAGATGTAATAATGGAGAGAGTGATTGCCCCAATTCTAAAGCAGTTTTCTTTTGGAATCATTTTTGTGATTCTTCTTTTGAGTTATGTGTCTTGGAATTTTGTCTGCAGGAGGGATAA
- the LOC110778608 gene encoding F-box/FBD/LRR-repeat protein At5g56420 isoform X1, with amino-acid sequence MDASRCQTSVLELCDVLTPLKPKSVECSTSDKGIKVVKDRISSLPDYLLADILSFLPFKDAVVTSVLSKRWKGVFTLVTCLHFDDSPISHCLHRPHRIHSFPIFKIFVDNLLKQCCSTYLTTYRLHFGKGKFNRFECGESCFPNMSRSHLKSWISFPICHGVRELEIFARVRSPTVLPSALYRCKTLEVLKLDINLNLGVPLSTCFPNMKEFHLTFLDFPKDNSVTRLISRCPSLEYLALTAVNWKLVNPVNICSPSLRRLAINITDNWFKKPRSKVVLNVPNLEYLNYVDVWSLSYSIGDMNSLVEAEVNIAARGSFETVLNLISSLSNVRRLHLMAMCVQVLNQCEILKHKLPVFRNLNHLQLGCWNYFKWNKILMELLTCAPFLETLTFTEGITNNTNKSYLKYLEVAELECQSWSKTETSPFCLGFHLKRVTINKYHCSEWELEIVKYILRNALVLEELLVVCGTSEGIFLHTTLHKLPRGSMTCSIMVT; translated from the exons ATGGATGCATCCag GTGTCAAACTTCTGTGTTGGAATTGTGTGATGTGTTGACGCCCTTGAAACCCAAATCAGTCGAATGTAGTACTAGTGACAAAGGTATTAAGGTTGTAAAAGATAGGATCAGCAGTTTACCGGATTATTTATTGGCCGACATTCTTTCATTTCTTCCTTTTAAGGATGCCGTTGTTACTAGTGTATTGTCAAAGCGTTGGAAGGGTGTTTTCACTTTGGTAACATGCCTTCACTTTGACGACTCGCCTATTTCTCATTGTTTGCACCGTCCACATCGTATTCATTCGTTCCCTATTTTCAAGATATTTGTGGATAACTTATTGAAACAATGTTGCTCCACCTATTTAACCACTTATAGACTTCATTTTGGCAAGGGAAAATTCAACCGTTTCGAATGTGGCGAAAGTTGTTTTCCCAATATGAGTCGTTCTCATCTTAAATCCTGGATATCTTTTCCTATATGCCATGGAGTCAGGGAACTTGAAATTTTTGCTCGCGTGAGGAGTCCCACTGTCCTGCCCTCCGCCCTTTACcgttgtaaaacattggaggTGTTGAAGCTTGATATTAATCTTAATCTTGGAGTTCCTTTATCTACTTGTTTCCCAAACATGAAAGAGTTCCATCTTACTTTTCTCGACTTCCCAAAAGATAACTCTGTGACTAGGCTAATTTCAAGGTGCCCATCTCTTGAATACCTGGCTCTGACTGCTGTGAATTGGAAACTTGTGAATCCCGTTAATATTTGTTCGCCTTCTCTTCGTAGATTGGCTATAAATATTACTGATAATTGGTTCAAAAAACCAAGGAGCAAGGTTGTACTTAATGTTCCTAATTTGGAGTATCTAAACTATGTGGATGTTTGGTCATTGAGCTATTCCATTGGAGATATGAATTCTCTAGTTGAAGCTGAGGTTAATATTGCAGCTAGGGGTAGTTTTGAGACTGTACTTAACCTTATTAGCTCGTTGTCTAATGTCCGGCGTTTGCATCTAATGGCAATGTGCGTACAG GTTTTAAATCAATGTGAGATACTGAAGCATAAGTTGCCCGTCTTTCGTAATCTGAATCATTTGCAGCTTGGCTGTTGGAACTATTTCAAATGGAATAAAATATTGATGGAGCTGCTAACTTGTGCACCTTTTCTAGAAACACTTACTTTTACAGAG GGAATCACAAATAACACCAATAAATCATATTTGAAATATTTGGAAGTTGCAGAGCTTGAATGTCAGTCATGGAGCAAAACTGAAACAAGCCCATTTTGTTTGGGGTTTCATCTTAAACGAGTCACAATAAACAAATACCATTGTTCGGAATGGGAACTGGAAAtagttaaatatattttaagaaACGCTTTAGTTCTGGAGGAGTTGCTTGTAGTTTGTGGAACTTCGGAGGGAATATTTCTTCATACCACTTTGCACAAGCTTCCGAGAGGTTCAATGACTTGTTCAATAATGGTCACGTGA